The DNA sequence TTGTCGTATTAAATCTGAAATCTAATTTGTACTTTTGCAAAATGATTAAAAAAGTCATTTTTATATTTGCTTCATTGCTTTTACTTTCATGTGGAAAAGATCCTATTCCAAAGCCGTACGGAGAATTACGTCTGGAGTATCCCACACCAAAATATCAGAAATTTGAATCTAACTGTGCCTACAGCTTTGAGTATTCAGATTTTGCAACGATGACAAATGCTAAAAAGCCGTGCTGGTATTATCTGAATTATCCGAAAATGAAGGCTAAGATCTTCGTTACCTATTATCCCATTCAGAATGATTTTGCAGACCATATCAAGGAAGCTGAAAAAATGGTCTACGAACACACGATCAAAGCAAGTGCTATCGATACAAAA is a window from the Chryseobacterium sp. T16E-39 genome containing:
- the gldD gene encoding gliding motility lipoprotein GldD — translated: MIKKVIFIFASLLLLSCGKDPIPKPYGELRLEYPTPKYQKFESNCAYSFEYSDFATMTNAKKPCWYYLNYPKMKAKIFVTYYPIQNDFADHIKEAEKMVYEHTIKASAIDTKSFEYPEKKVYGNFYELKGQSASNLQFYITDSTKHFVTAYLYFNTRPKPDSLAPAVNYIKNDMKHLLDTFEWKK